The nucleotide sequence GAATTACAACTAGGAGGTCAAAATGAAGTGAATAACTTAAATCTATTGAATGAGGATTCCAATAGAGCCTATGGTTTTTCAATCAATAACACTATCAGTATGATAGCTGGGAAAATAGGTAATCATGAAAAAGAAAATCCATCCGGACCAAGATCTAATTTGAAAAATGCCACAGTCGTAAAACAACATTGGAATTTAAGATTCAATAATGCTGTTAACGATCCCACATCAAGAGCTGACGCCAACCCAAGTCACTGGGATTATGATCAAATATATTCAGGTGAACACCTACAATCCACAAACGACATTAGTTTGGAGTCTATTGATTCGTTAGGAGATGAATCTAAAGTTTTTATTTTTCCATTTACTAACGGTGGTGTTGGAAAGCAATTCAACAATAATACTTCTTTAATACAAAATGAAAAATTATGGCTTAACCCTTGGGTAATTACATCCAAGACATTTAATACAACACAAGGCAGTGAAAATACCGACACCTTAGGTGATTTTCACCTCGAGTTAAAAGAAAATGAAGTAGCTAATGCTGTAGATTCAACACCTCTGACTATTAATAGATACAGAGGTTCTCGTTTTGCTGGTTATTTAGATGTAAATAAATTTTTTCTCCAGCAATATTCAAACCGAGCCTTTAATATCAAAAAATTTAGTCCTGTTACTTTTACTGGAGCAAATTTTTATGGTAATAATGGCCCTGAAATTACAGGTAAAGTACACCCTACACTTTCTTTAATTGAAGGTACTGATTTGGACTTAAGTATTAGAGCTGGAGATATAGAAATAAGCAAGACTTTTGATATTGGCAGTTTCAATTTCCCCCGTCCATTCGAAATATCTGATTCTAGTTTATCATTATTTGTATCTACTGAAAGAGGAATTGGCATAGAAGGTCAGGTCAACTTTGGTATTGATCAAGTCGGGGAGGGACATATTGGTGCGGCTGCTTCTACTTCTGGCGGATTTGAATTGGAAGGTGCCTTTAACTTTGATTCGGAGCTATTTGATCCTGCAGAGATCAATGTAGTATATAAGGACAATATTTGGACCATTGGTGGTGAAATAGGCATTCCTGAAGGGAAGGTAAGAGGAGTCAAAAGTGCCACCATTAACGCATCCTATAGTGAAAACAATTTCACCGCAACAGGTGAGGCAGAACTGGACATTCCTGGGATTGAACGTGGGTCAATGACCGTGGAATATGGTGAAGAAGGTTTTTCCATTGGCGGTAATTTTGATTTGAGCTCAGATATTCCTGGCATTACTGGAGGTAATGTGGAAGCCCGTATTTCCAAGGAAGCAGGGGCAGAGGAGTATGATATTTTTGTTTCAGGAACTGCCCAACCGGATATACCAGGCATTACGACTTCCCTGAGCGTTACCTATGAAAATGGGGCCTTGACCATTGAAGGATCGGCTTCCTACAGTCGTGGCATGCTCAGCGGAACCGTGAATGTAGGAGCTACCAATAGGGCCATTGGTGATGACGGGGAGCCCACCGGAGAACCCGATGATACCATGCGGGTATATGGTGGAGGCAGCCTGACCTTACAACTCACTCCTTGGCTGGCAGCCACTGCAGGGGTGAATTTTACTCATGAAGGTGAAATTGAAGTCACTGCCAGGCTCTCTTCAGATAGTTATGAAGTATTCAGAAGAAGGGAAATCAATAGAAACCTCTTCAGTGTTCCTACCATAGAAATCCCTCTATTCGCCATTCCATTGGGACCAAGAAGTCTAGGCTTGGTAGCCCAAATAGGTGGTGGCTTGGACTTTACTGCAGGTTTTGGCCCTGGGGAATTAAGAAACCTATATGCAGAAATCACCTATAATCCAGAAAGAGAAGAGGAAACTACTATAGCAGGCCATGGGGAATTTGCTATCCCTGCAGATGCTGGTTTGACCCTTAGAGGGGATTTAAGTTTAGGGGTCAGTGTGGCCATTGCCAGCCTTAGTGGTGGTATTGAGTTGGCAGGAACCTTGGGACTGGAAGGTGAGGCAGCAGCGGAGGTGGATGTTAACTGGAGCCCTCAAACGGGTCTGGCATTGGATGCGGAAGGCAGGATCACCGTCAATCCGAAATTCACCTTTGACATTAATGCTTTTGCAAGAGCCAGCTTAGGTATCGGTTGGTTTTCAGTTTCCGAAACATGGAGGCATAATCTTGCCTCTTATGAATGGGGACCGGGTATACAGTTTGGAGTCGTTTTCCCTGTCCATTACAGGGAGGGAGAACCATTTGATATGTCCTTTGATGATATCGAAGTGATTTATCCGGATTTGGATGTGATCGATATGGCCAAAGGATTAGCCAGAGATGTTAAAAACGATTTATTTGATTAAATTATGATTATGGAAAAGGATAACGCTATATCACTCAATAATCAGGGAGTAAAGCATTTTCTCCACCAAGAATTTGAGCAGGCGATGGACTGCTATGAAGCTGCTTTTGAGCTAGATCCCAATAATGCATCACTGCTAAACAACCTTGGGCTATACCACCATCAACAGCAAAATTTTGAAAAAGCCCTGGAGTTTTTTGAATTGGCCCTTGACCAGGAAAAGAAGCCTAATTTTATAATCAATGCTGGGAATTCACTGGCCATGATGGGCAAAAATGAAGCAGCACGTAAAAGATACATGGAAGCAGTTGATTTAGATCCAAAGCATGCCAATGCTTGGCTGTCCTTGGCAAAATTGGCCAGTTATGAGGGTAATCTGGATGATGCTGAGAAATATTGGGAAGCCCTGCTGAATATTAACCCGCAGGAAAGTCACCTTATTGAGCTAGCGAAAACCCTGATTTTGAAAAAGGAATTTGACAAAGCTTTAAATATACTTTACCAGCAAGGAAATAATAGTGATTCAGCTGCACTTTGGTTTCAAATTGGAAGATGTGAATTCCAATTAAGAAATCATGGTTTAGCTGAAAAAGCCCTCAAAAAATCCTTGGCAGATTTCCCTGATCATCCAGATTACAGGTATTATTTGGCTATAAACTATTTAGCAACGGGCAATATGGATGAGGGTTTAAAGCATATCAACCTCCTTCTGAAATTGAACCCTGAAAACGCTCAAATTTTAACCGAAAAGGGCATTATTTTTTGTAGTCTTCATCAGTATGAAGAGGCCCTAAAGCTTTTTGAAAAAGCGCTGGAAATCCAGCCAGAAAATAGAAAAGCCCAGCATTATAAAAACCTAGTGGAGAACCAAACATCCTAACCTTATGCAAACCCTAAGATACCGTTCTAGAGGACCTGAAGTCCAATATTTAGAGGAAATTTTATCAGGTCTGGGATATGATATTATTGTTTCCAATTATTTCGATATGAAAACCCATGAAGCCGTCATGGACTTTCAAAAGAAAAATGATTTGGTCGTTGACGGAATTGTTGGCATAAAAACCTGGACAAAAATATTAGCCAAAAACCCAACTGTTTTGGGTCAGCACAGCAAATTATTGTCCGAACAGGACTTGATCAACTTTGCCATAGAATATGATCTCGAACTGGCAGCAGTAAAAGCTGTGAACGAGGTAGAAAGCAGCGGAAAGGGCTTTTTACCAGACGGAAGGGCTAAAATTTTGTTTGAAGGACATGTTTTCTGGAGACAGCTAAAGAAGTTGGGCATAGACCCAGGCAATTATGCCAATGAGGAAACCAAGGATGTTTTATACTCCAAATGGACCAGAAGCCATTATAAGGGTGGTGCAGGCGAATACCTAAGACTACAAAAAGCAGCTGAAATCAACCATAATCCCGGCTTTAAGGAGGCAGCTTATAAATCCGCTTCCTGGGGCGCATTTCAAATAATGGGCTACCACTGCGATAGCTTAGGTTATTCCTCCATAGATGATTTTGTAGCTAAAATGCAATTACATGAAAGAGAGCATTTAAAAGCCTTTGGGAAATTCTTAGCGGTCAATAATTTGATCAAATACTTAAAAGAAAAAAACTGGGCCAAATTTGCCAGAGGCTATAACGGACCGGGTTATGCCCAAAATAAATATGATATCAAAATGCAAAGAGCTTACGAAAAATATAGTTTATAGTATTGAATCTTGAGTAAGGAGTCTGGAGTCTTACTTAAGGCAGCAGACGGGACACTAGAGTTTTAAAAAACGAGGCCACAGATGAACGAGTTATTACAGTTTTTAAATATCGCTATTCGGTCAAGGTTGGATTTTGAATTGGGCAAAAACAAAACATTGGAAAAGCCCCAGATGGACCTTCATTTGAATAAGGAAGCCTCCCTGGGTAAATTTATATTTGAGCATAATATAAAAAACCAAGATCTCTTATTGCTTATCTTAGCGCTCGTTCCCCATATTGATCCCGGTTTTTTCAATAGAATCATACAAGACTATTTTCCAAAAGGAGGGGAGTTTCCAGAATTTGGGGGGGTAAAAGCCAAGCACCATAGGGGGATTATACCCACCGGAGAAACAGCCCTTTATATATTAGCAGGCAATGATCCTGAGACCCGAAAGAAATATTTTCCCTTATTCCATCAATCCAAATTATTCCAAAAAGGGATTCTATATTTAGATGAATGCGACAGAAATGAGCCCCTATGGTCTACAGCCCTGCTAATGGATAATGAATATGCAGAACTATTTACCACAGAGCATATCAATAAACCCAAATTGAGCAATAATTTCCCTGCTCAACTGATCAGCACTGACTTGGAATGGGAGGATATTGTGCTCAACAGCAAAACCTTGAACCAAATTCAAGAAATAGAAGAATGGCTCAAACATGAACAAACCTTATTGCATGATTGGGGAATGAAAAACAGGCTTAAACCCGGTTATCGGGTCATGTTTTTTGGTGTTCCAGGAACAGGCAAAACCCTTACAGCTAGCTTATTGGGTAAATACACCAATAAGGATGTCTATAGAATAGATTTATCCTTGGTCACCTCTAAATACATTGGGGAAACCGAAAAGAACCTTTCTTCACTGTTTGATAAGGCTGCCAATAAAGATTGGATCTTATTTTTTGATGAAGCAGATGCCATTTTTGGCAAACGAACCAATGTCCGCGATGCCCATGACAAATATGCCAACCAGGAAGTTTCTTACTTATTGCAGAGGATCGAAAACCACCCTGGACTTGTGATCCTGGCCTCCAATTTCAAAAGCAATATAGATGCGGCATTTACCAGAAGATTTCAAAGTATCATCGAGTTCCCGATGCCTGTTGCTGCAGAGCGATTGGTATTATGGGAAAAGAATATCCCTCCAAAAGCCGCATTGGCAGAGGGCTTAGATCTCAATATCCTGGCAAAAAAATATGAATTGTCCGGTGCCAATATTGTGAATGTCATCCAATTTGCCAGCCTTAAAGCCCTGGCCAAAGAGCAACAGGTTTTAGAACACGAAGACCTACTTGCCGGAATCAAAAAAGAGTTGGTGAAGGAAGGGAAGATGGTGAATTAGTTATCTTGTTCTTTTCCAACACTGGGCGTACGTAAATTTAATACTCGTTTAATGTAATTAAATCTAAGGCAAATGGGGTTTAAAAAAATCATATATAATGTACCATACTTAAAAGCAAAAAGAAAAGCACTCAGAAACAATGGCACGCCTGCTGAAGCTACTTTGTGGAAAGCCCTAAGTAATAAAAAACTAAATGGAAGAAAATTTAGAAGACAGTACAGCGCAGGTAATTATATATTAGATTTTTACTGCCCTTCTGAAAGATTGTGTATTGAATTAGATGGAGCTTATCATTTTACTGAGGCAGGATATGAATATGATAAGGAAAGAACAAAATATTTAGAAAACCTAAATATTTGCGTAATAAGGTTCAAAAATGAGGAGGTATTTAATTCATTGGAGAACGTTTTATCTGAAATCAAACGAAATTTCACCACCCCTAACCCCTCCTAAAAATTAGGAGGGGAACTTGATCATAATATTTATATAAATCATCTTTTGAAAGATAATCTATGCTCCCCTTTATTTAAGGGGAGCTGTCCAAAGGACTGAGGGATTAATTTCACACCAGTTTCGCATCCATGGTGATTTCTGTGTCCAGGGACTTGGAGATGGGGCATTCTTCTTTGGCTTCTTTGGCGGCCTTTTGGAAGTCTGCATCGCTCATCCCTTCAACAGAAGCACTTAATTTTAGATGGATATTGCTGATTTTCCCATCTTCAAAAGTCACTTTTGCCTCTGTATCTATATTGGATGCAGTAAATCCCTTCTCATTGATCACAAAGGCCAGTTTCATGCTAAAACAACCGGCATGTGCAGCTCCCACCAGTTCTTCCGGATTGGTACCTTTTCCGTCAGCAAAACGGGCTTTGGTAGAATACTTTGCTTTATCTAATACACCGCTTTGGGTGCTGACGGTTCCCAATCCATCATCACCAGTTCCTTGCCAATTTGCCGATGCTCTTCTTGTAAATTTCATAATTATGGTCATTTTTAAGGTTGTAAAACTATAAGTTAAGCTTAAGTATCGACCTTAACAAGACTTTACTTTTTTAAAGTACGAAGTATAAGGTACAAGGTACAAAGTCGGAAGAAGTGACTGTGACTAGCTGCCTATTGGCTTAAATCTAATATCAAACTGGATAACTCAGGGTACTCTGCGACACCTCTGTGACCTCTGTGGTTAATACTCAAGACTGAAGACTAAATACTCAAGACTAAATTGCTAACTTTACACTATGGC is from Echinicola marina and encodes:
- a CDS encoding ATP-binding protein, translating into MNELLQFLNIAIRSRLDFELGKNKTLEKPQMDLHLNKEASLGKFIFEHNIKNQDLLLLILALVPHIDPGFFNRIIQDYFPKGGEFPEFGGVKAKHHRGIIPTGETALYILAGNDPETRKKYFPLFHQSKLFQKGILYLDECDRNEPLWSTALLMDNEYAELFTTEHINKPKLSNNFPAQLISTDLEWEDIVLNSKTLNQIQEIEEWLKHEQTLLHDWGMKNRLKPGYRVMFFGVPGTGKTLTASLLGKYTNKDVYRIDLSLVTSKYIGETEKNLSSLFDKAANKDWILFFDEADAIFGKRTNVRDAHDKYANQEVSYLLQRIENHPGLVILASNFKSNIDAAFTRRFQSIIEFPMPVAAERLVLWEKNIPPKAALAEGLDLNILAKKYELSGANIVNVIQFASLKALAKEQQVLEHEDLLAGIKKELVKEGKMVN
- a CDS encoding N-acetylmuramidase domain-containing protein, which codes for MQTLRYRSRGPEVQYLEEILSGLGYDIIVSNYFDMKTHEAVMDFQKKNDLVVDGIVGIKTWTKILAKNPTVLGQHSKLLSEQDLINFAIEYDLELAAVKAVNEVESSGKGFLPDGRAKILFEGHVFWRQLKKLGIDPGNYANEETKDVLYSKWTRSHYKGGAGEYLRLQKAAEINHNPGFKEAAYKSASWGAFQIMGYHCDSLGYSSIDDFVAKMQLHEREHLKAFGKFLAVNNLIKYLKEKNWAKFARGYNGPGYAQNKYDIKMQRAYEKYSL
- a CDS encoding endonuclease domain-containing protein, with product MGFKKIIYNVPYLKAKRKALRNNGTPAEATLWKALSNKKLNGRKFRRQYSAGNYILDFYCPSERLCIELDGAYHFTEAGYEYDKERTKYLENLNICVIRFKNEEVFNSLENVLSEIKRNFTTPNPS
- a CDS encoding eCIS core domain-containing protein, whose translation is MKSFNSKTYSSKGKAAQSQADSFFQAKLNMGQAGDKYELEADQMADQVVEGINDPSANHAADTAIQTQQEEEVQTKETAEAEVQGKPLAETVTPVVQAQVEEEQVQEKEEEEELQKQEEEEVQKSIEASDEGEDDNAEGNVQAKSDQSNSISPGLESQIKSGTGGSSMDAHTQSNMESGFGADFSDVKVHTDSSAVQMSRDLGAQAFTHGNDIYFNEGKYDPGSTSGQHLLAHELTHTIQQGSSSSVQGKMVQKDGEEESSFSPDTFTINDVRGLNLEVIISNSDTIVIDKFPMGAYKVPIHNRQRPFSRPKNYRRESNEENNSQRSLWTNNLKSSSAIVDFVESNVRTQFREDIRDSKIYVFKVPGGQGNQYRRIIGQPEAIKEELALPSWRSNGSRRWFQIDHKQELQLGGQNEVNNLNLLNEDSNRAYGFSINNTISMIAGKIGNHEKENPSGPRSNLKNATVVKQHWNLRFNNAVNDPTSRADANPSHWDYDQIYSGEHLQSTNDISLESIDSLGDESKVFIFPFTNGGVGKQFNNNTSLIQNEKLWLNPWVITSKTFNTTQGSENTDTLGDFHLELKENEVANAVDSTPLTINRYRGSRFAGYLDVNKFFLQQYSNRAFNIKKFSPVTFTGANFYGNNGPEITGKVHPTLSLIEGTDLDLSIRAGDIEISKTFDIGSFNFPRPFEISDSSLSLFVSTERGIGIEGQVNFGIDQVGEGHIGAAASTSGGFELEGAFNFDSELFDPAEINVVYKDNIWTIGGEIGIPEGKVRGVKSATINASYSENNFTATGEAELDIPGIERGSMTVEYGEEGFSIGGNFDLSSDIPGITGGNVEARISKEAGAEEYDIFVSGTAQPDIPGITTSLSVTYENGALTIEGSASYSRGMLSGTVNVGATNRAIGDDGEPTGEPDDTMRVYGGGSLTLQLTPWLAATAGVNFTHEGEIEVTARLSSDSYEVFRRREINRNLFSVPTIEIPLFAIPLGPRSLGLVAQIGGGLDFTAGFGPGELRNLYAEITYNPEREEETTIAGHGEFAIPADAGLTLRGDLSLGVSVAIASLSGGIELAGTLGLEGEAAAEVDVNWSPQTGLALDAEGRITVNPKFTFDINAFARASLGIGWFSVSETWRHNLASYEWGPGIQFGVVFPVHYREGEPFDMSFDDIEVIYPDLDVIDMAKGLARDVKNDLFD
- a CDS encoding tetratricopeptide repeat protein; translation: MEKDNAISLNNQGVKHFLHQEFEQAMDCYEAAFELDPNNASLLNNLGLYHHQQQNFEKALEFFELALDQEKKPNFIINAGNSLAMMGKNEAARKRYMEAVDLDPKHANAWLSLAKLASYEGNLDDAEKYWEALLNINPQESHLIELAKTLILKKEFDKALNILYQQGNNSDSAALWFQIGRCEFQLRNHGLAEKALKKSLADFPDHPDYRYYLAINYLATGNMDEGLKHINLLLKLNPENAQILTEKGIIFCSLHQYEEALKLFEKALEIQPENRKAQHYKNLVENQTS
- a CDS encoding OsmC family protein; translation: MKFTRRASANWQGTGDDGLGTVSTQSGVLDKAKYSTKARFADGKGTNPEELVGAAHAGCFSMKLAFVINEKGFTASNIDTEAKVTFEDGKISNIHLKLSASVEGMSDADFQKAAKEAKEECPISKSLDTEITMDAKLV